The nucleotide window CTACCAGATCTACCCGCGCTCCTTCCAGGACTCGGACGGCGACGGGGTGGGCGATCTGCGGGGCATCATTCATAGGGCGGACTACGTTCGGAGCGTCGGGGTGGGCTCCATCTGGCTGTCACCGATATTCAAATCCCCCATGGTCGACTTCGGCTACGACATCACCGACTACAAGGCCATCGACCCCCTCTTCGGCACCATGGACGACTTCCAGGAGCTTCTCCAGGTCTACCACGAGCTCGGAATCAAGGTCAGCCACCTTCCGTTTAGACCCGTCTCAGCAGGGTTTATTCACTGTCCCAAGTTttaaatgggtctgttgcaagagatacagcaaaataaatatcgacggtgcaagtcggcaatcacacatctcgcttgcggtgtctgaaaatctccgcctctatgttatttttttaaaggagaacgaattgacagcattccttgaagtttttgcagaattttcttcgcacagagaagaaaattcacggcagttttaaagaattgccgttgagtagttttccgttcaaaaactaaagtatgacaggaagtctgcgacgtcgcaaaccgagttatgtgattgccgacttacaccgtcgatatgctcttTCCAGATAAGATATCGCACGGAAAATCACGTTGAGCACgtcaaaaaaatgtgaaatccattccttaacgtacaataattggactacgttttgccatttggaactgtaaattccagcccggtttaaaaacaacgtatgtgccattagtttccctaagcatataagtgttttttcagaagagccagaagttatagttccaaattgcgaaacaCAGTCCAATtagcgtagtttgtaacacgggTTTTCAAGTTCCCGCagctgcgggcagtttttctcagtcaccgcCTGCAGGCTTGCACGGGCAGAGTGGTAAGAAAAACTGACCTGAGTAAACAAACGATTTCACTAACTTTTTATGTTGCATACAATTTCAATGAGTATCAAGCGTTtgcttctttcttctttctttatttctcaAAAACAAAGGTTTCAAATCAATTGACATCTCACGCAAGAAGAGTGTATAACAATTCGCGAAATTGTTTGCCTATTTAAGTTAGGTCTCTCTCGACATCATGAGCCGCcttgcgccgcgccgtctgcagcgcgcatggcgcacgacccgcctttcattattacacttcatcaagcgttgagagttcactaattatTCTTTTAATAGTATACTTCACTAAATACTACTTCACATGACCAGtgtttaattttcaaagtcgaaaattaaaaaaaaaaaaaaaaaaaaatgtatacgaTATACAAGTTTCTCCGCTAGGGAGCaagggagctctccccgcaagaaatcgcTCACCACCAGCCCGTCGCGACGGGAGCGCcgtggcgtgctgccagcacgaaacacgcactgacgcctacaaacctaaaggactacttcacgcattgcgcaatgcttgaagtatccccttaggtttgtaggcgtcagtacgTGGCGAGCTGCTAGCACAAAACACGCACTGACGCGTACAAACCTAAAGGACtacttaacgcattgcgcaatgcttgcagtatccccttaggtttgtaggcgtcagtgcgcgtttcgagctggcagcacgcagCGCCGCAGCTTGctataaacttgcccacaatttaTAGGCCAGGGTGTCttaaatgtaggcaatttgacatcaaattcgaaattagcgactcaaaagaCATCtgttacgaaactttcgtgatctttcagtcattatccgacttatttcttcctattcttgagttttggaccatagtgcgccgcgggtgggcggcggctcatgaaattctcctctGTGCTCAACCGGGTCTCTCTCCGGGCAAACCTGATTGCCGACCTACGAGAAAATCTGCTCGcatacgcggtaaatttgaaaaagcgtgttgcAAAGTACGCAAATTGTgcgctaaggagtggatttcagacctTGTTGGTGTGCCTAACgtgattttcgagaaaatctaCGCTTAAAAAGTGTATTTAGGACTGTATCTCTTTCGTGCGACAGACATATTCCCTGAATTTCCTTCCTGATATTGTCAAGTTATCACTGATTCCCTGATTTTACGTTTCCTGGTTTTTCGCGTTTTTCAGATGCGTGTGGAGTTGTGGACCCAGGTCTGCAAATAAACTGAGTAGAATATCTGGCAATAAAATACTAGTTTATCACCTTTATCATTCCTATGATAATCAATGTAGACTCTTGTGTAAACGGGGTCTTACAAGaggttcaaaaataattatattatttgGACGGATTCGATCAGGATCAGTCTAACTGCATTTCATGTTACCTAATTTTCTTTcgtattatatttttaatacagAAATAGACTACAAAGCGTAATAAACTTTCGGTAAGTTTTTCctatgtttgaaaaaaaaaaatagacggAAACGATTAAGTCTCAGtattgcttattttttctatttcacaaCTACTACGTCATTGAGAGGTTCTTTCCATTTACCGCGTAAGAAATTTATTTCCAAGCGGGTTTATACACCGTCAGACATTTATTTCCGAACGGGTCAATTTTGTATGAATGTCAAATGTAATCAAACGATTTGGTGCAAACACCGAGTTTTGATCTCCAATTTTAACAGGGATACCGATCATCGCCCGTACCACGTGAGTAATAGAGCCTGAATACAGCTATTCGTGTCCTCGGGATGGGCGTATTGTATACCGAGAAACTGAAGGCACTTTGAAATTCCATCTCTTGGCAGTCGCAGCTatacgcgacgcgacgcacgcCGAAGAATCTTCATTGGTCATCACCCGAAGTAAATTACATTTAGTTTTTCCTCGTGCAAGGTGTAGTTAGCAAACAAATTAAATGAAATCAATGAAAAGTAATGAATATAAGAATAAGATACAAATACATTGCTAGATACGGAACAAGATAATTTACCAACTCTACCATTCAAAGCGATAACAAGTTGAACAAGTTGTTTCTAAGAGGAGGCATGTTCATTTTTAGAGAAGCCCCAAAACAAAAGTACTATGGTGGTAGAACACCTGCAGATTCTTCATTGTGTGCTAGGGATTGCATCTGTTCCCGGCTGCCTTTAAAAAAACATGCGTAGTGCGAAGCaaacaattccggaccttcttgagaaacttccgtactttttcagtacttcccgaccagtattcgaaactcacaggcgccaacgcacGAAGAGGAAATCTGTCATGGCgccccaaaaaatgaaggctctgcgctaTCGTGGCCCCTagaaattgccccccccccccacacaaaaaaaatcctagtttttctgtttggtgatttttcgaaaccCCCAAGTgacagctactagttctgtaactacagcatcttgcgtctaacttgtcactaaatgcgccgtgatacttaggcaaaaactgaatttggcccctaaaattcgagcttgatgcgccacatggctcctgaaactccaaGGTGAGTTTCGGACACTgttccggaccgcctttaaaaaatcagcacacaTTCCCCTATCCTGCCGTGATatcgaagagagccgtaagtgcaaaaatgaagttctgagaaaacgagctcagaagcttctgaccggaacattttattgaaagcagcctccattctttgtcaaattgccactaatcgtccggaagactcctagaaatcgtatggatgattaaaaatcgaccgattttatttccattacataaaaagggtatttttcattttcatgctggGTTATTGTtataggcaagacagccgtaagtgctatcttttgcatgctctcgtggttgcgttttggacgcacaacaaacacataatcaggttagaaattggcagaggagggcggcactttactggaaagcactgttttcattggctctcatgcacctgcggctgtcttgaaaaaaactatgtcattttttgcacttacggctttctcatatgtctcgttttcattaaaggaggatgaattttgctgttttagctgtctcagtaatttcatgtaaaagagtttagacgaattttgaagaaaactcgattacgaaaatttggcacttacggctctcttcgctatcacggcagtgtccTCAACCCACCTCCTTCCTTCTTGCATTTTCAGGTGCTGTTGGACCTGGTGCCGAACCACACCTCGGACGAGCACCCGTGGTTCCAGAAATCGGTAGCAGGGATAGACCCGTACACGGACTACTACGTCTGGGTGGAGGCCAAGAAGGGGGCCAACGGGACCCGGGAGCCGCCCTCCAACTGGCTCTCCACCTTCTCGGGCTCCGCCTGGACCTGGAACGAGAAGCGGGGGAAGTACTACCTCCACCAGTACCAAGTCAAGCAGCCGGACCTCGACTACCGCAACCCCAAAGTCCTCGACGAAATCCTCGACGTCATCCGCTTCTGGCTCGACAAGGGTGTCGATGGCTTCCGTGTCGACACCGCCTGGACTTTCGTCGAGGATAACAGGTCCGTGATCCTGTAGGCCTcctctccacgggacgttttgtgggatttgtcccaggaaaAAATCTCACGAacgaagttttgaaaaataatgagttAGTCAATGCTAATCACAGTGCCAACTGAGAGTTATTACggagtcccaggaacgacttaaaaagaagaagaataaattttgttgtgttgttTAACGGGGGAAAAGTCCAGGAGTTTCAATCCTGCGAtttgaacttgggaaaaatcccgtgaaacgtcccgtggagacaaggcgtaaGAAAACGCAGACAGAACTGCAATATTACCGCTTGGAATATCATTCAAAACCACGTATTCTCCAAATTCCCAAGTAGCAATGATCATGATAAGTTGCACCTTGATTGGAGAAAGTATAGCGACTTTATCGAATTCGATTTACTGTataatattatcggataaaaaattaagataaatttCGTTATCAGCACatacattttcaataaaatcgcgattccatcgacggcgatttatcgcaatgcTATGCAAAAAAATACCGCGATAGATTGAGATACAAATTCTAagattatcgaacgcgattttatagagaaaGTTCCGAGTTTTAATGACCTTAGCgcttttatcgccaaaaatagtaaaaaaatcgcaaattaatTTCATAATATCGCGATATTTCTGTTGGCCAATGCAACTTGGGCAGTTCGAATGTAGCTTAAATGACTTGAATGGTTCCGCTCAACCGCGATGAAATTCGTCTAACTTGAAAAAGCATGAGGTGGCTTTTTTAGAACAGTGCTGTTGGAATCCTGATTCAATTTTTGCCGGAATCCGACGCAAAGAAAAGTGTCtggttttcaaaattacacgaacatgatttacaaaatattatgggtcattcaaaaatcatgtttaGTATATCCAACATGAAAggcatgaaaaaataagaaaaatcggATACAACAATTAGAACAGCATGCTTTCTAAATTTTGATTACATACATAAATCGTGACGCTCTGCTgtagaaaaaatagagacaaatAGAAAAAACTCACATGGAAGTTCAATACAGCCGAGGAACAAGGAACAACTTAGAACTCAGGCTTACCTGCAACACATAAAATACATTTCATCAGCTCGGTgcacaacattttgaaaaaagaaaataatattgatCTACAGAAGTTTAATTTGATCACGAATAGCCAGTGTGATGTTTTTGAGGCAGCTTATTGTCTTTTTGGTGTCATAGTTAGCTCCTTTTCCTGTtacaaaaaagagaagaattGTGATGCTCATGCTCAGTTCGCTCACAGGGCGGACTTAGGCGCCGTCTCCGATTGGGcttgtttcagaaaaaaaatctgtccCCAGGtaaagaatggaccactagataagagctttgagtttcttgtgaccggacagttcaaattcctcgtaaccaatgtgaactAAAAACGTTAcataatatcttcgttaggagttggtttcggtGATTTTTGTTGCGCggattgtgttctacgtgaaattctggtcaaggaatatgtatcagattgcttaaattcgtaccttgtcaacttgtctagtggtccatctgaaattttaggaatttgccTGAACGTCTGAAGTTCACAAATTTTAGACCCCTGCGAATTCTTTACTCCGGGCCGATTCTTTTTCTGAAATACCCTGAAATTCTGAGCCTTCAGATTTCCcgtgattttcctgaaatttttgtgaCAGGTGGTTGGGCGGTTGGGCTTGTTTCAGACAAAAagagcgagccctactggcacgcttaaaatcGGTCCCCTGGTAAAGAATTAGCAGATGTccataattttgtgaatttcagaAATGTCTGAGTGTCTGGAGTTCACAAAATGTCAGACCTCCGACATTTCTTCACTCCGGGGCCGATTTTCTTTCTGAAACATCCTATGAAATTTTGAGCCTTCAGattttccgtgattttcctgaaattttcgtgACAGGTGGTTGGGCGGTTGGGCTTGTTTCAGACAAAAAAAGCGaaccctactggcacgcttaaaatcGGTCCCCTTTTAAAGAATtagcaggtgtctgaaattttgtgaatttcagaaatttatgaacgTCTGAAGTTCACAAAACTTCAGACCCCTGCATATTCTTCACTTCGAGaccgatttttttctgaaacacaCTATGAAATTTCGAGCcttcagatttccctgaaattttcgtgaCAGGTGGTTGGACGAGCCGCGGTCGAACAAATCGGGGGTTCCCCTGGACGACGTGGACTCCCTGGTGCACATCTACACGCAGGACCAATGGGGCTCGTACGAGGTGGCGTTCGCGTTCCGGGCCCTCCTGGACGAGTACACCCGGAAGACCAACTCGACCAAATTCCTGACGACGGAGGCCCACACCTCCATCTTCTTCAACAACCTCTGGTACGGGAACGCCACCGTGCCCGGCTCCCACTTCCCCTTCAACTTCCTCTTCCTCTCGGACGTGAACCAGAGCTCCACGGCCGCCGACTGGGCCCACGTCATCAACGAATACTACGACGCCCTCCCCGAGGGAGCCTGGCCCAACTGGGTCATCGGTGAGCAAAGCTATCACTCCACTTCGGAACAGAGTTCTGCCTTCCCCGGGTGccatgcgccaaatgcgcctaaaaatcgggccttggcgcctaaaaattggggggggggagagctGGGCCATTGTGGCGCCTAAGAAATTTGACAGATTGACCTCGCAATCGGGAAGCAGCGGTAGCGATGAAGCGCTCTCTATACGCACCGTTCGCAACATCGCCTTGGCccgtatgcaaaaatttaatttggctcctaaaaaatagTAGATGGCTCCTTAAAATTGGGCTTTCCAGCCAAGGTGGCTCctaaattttagggggaaggcagaacatTGCTTCGGACGcgaatttgatttaaagttccgaacctctttggaaagttctgtcccggtttgtctcatcaagcaccaacaccagtggacaccgttgtTACCAGATCCGACCAATgagatccgttggttttcgataggtcccaccttttttagaaccacctcgcgaggcggtaccaaaatcacgcaccaacgttgcgattcgttagtcatcgaatcggaagttccgCACTCAATTAAAATGGCAGCTTGGAGAttcgggcacaaaagtagtaccaaacctctaaataaaattcgcttaggGACAGAGATGAAGTATGTCAAGAAATTTAcccgcgtgaaatttcatgtattttttgtGACTCTTAGGGATGCATTCAGGAGGCCAAGAGGCGCCTGGAGATATGTTTGATGttccgcagcccgtgacaagatatacaataataacaattaaaacagcgggtaacaaggctaagtTTTACTTAAATACCACCAAaacgttttcattaaatttattaGCGTGTTTCATGGAATTTGTTGAAATTCTTGGGGATGCATTCAGGtggccaagaaacgcctagaaataTGTTTGATGCTTCGGGGCCCAACAACAACACACAACAACACATAACAACAATTTTTCGCTTTGAAAGGTGCAGCAAAGTactaagtttttagatttttgaaatttttttgcagtTGCTATCCAACTGAGGGAAATTGAGTTTCCAGCAGAAACGTTTTGGTGGTATTAATGTGAAAATTATCCTTGTTACCAGCTGGTTGAGTTGTTATTAttgaaacgcctagaaacagtgattctcaattttgacatttttcacccCAGGCCTAGGACATTCACGCGTTGCGATTAGATTATTGGGGCTAAATTTCTTTGTAAACTTCCTTTAGTGCCACCTTCGTGTATAAGGTAAGGTGCCTTACTGAGTGCCGTACCGCACCGCACCGTGACGAGCTTCCGTAGTTCCGATGCGTAATGAAGGTGAATTATTTATGCATAAGTTTGAGGAATGGCTGGGTAAAGTTGATGAAACAGTTCATGCAGAGTGTAGACAAAAATATTCGAATAAAAGTCTAtcgaaaatcaaatgaaaacaaGAAGCAGAAGTTAATGCGAGAAAATTTCCATCAGTGAAAAAGAGACATCCGGGGAAAATTTGGACGTCAAGAGACAGCGTTTGTTTGCTAGTAAAGAATTGCACCGAAAAGTTTGAACAGGAAATGAGGGTAGATTTACGCAAAATGAATcggcaggcgctaatatacagTAGGttagggtgggacttatttttttaaatcgacaaaaccaaatgttgcacggtcttaaatggttctatgtgataaaaaaacacggtagccaagaggattttgagaaaaaaaaaatttaacccggcgcgcacagagcctaaacatcgagatttttccggtttttttggcattttcgccgtatatttttgatatttttgccagcaacactgatttgacgctagatgtccaaaaattggtacaaacctagcacataccttgcagattaagggaaaatttttgtttttctcctaggtcACTCTCAGTTCGCTTGGTAATGCCGAAACTCTccgctcggcagctctaaaaatcgaaatttcgccgttttttaacgtataatgaattttttgagcaacctataatggtagtaaaaatccgaaaatttgtggaaagcaagtccataccatcaATATGGAAAggcaaatgtcagaaaactcctACGTCTTTTATTTTCTGCCAAGCTATGCCCATAATGGTGGAAAACttgtcaaaaatagctcaattttgaccgttttttcgcgttcgaaaatttaatggacaccctgtaatgacaatgaaggtccgaaaatttgtggaaagtaagttcataccatctgtatgaaataaaaaattttacttggttcatacgtcttatattcttcgtcctgcgatacccgaaatggcagcgaaaacgtcaaaaatacttcaaattggccgttttttgataattttttggaacaccttgtagtggcagtggaggtccgagaatttgtgcaaagtaagttcataccctccgcaagggataaaaaaatctacttggttcctatgtcttacattcctcgttgtgcggtgcccgcaatcacttcgaaaacgtcaaaaatacctcaattcggccgtttcttcaatggcgaaattaattagacaccctgtaatgacactggaagttcgaaaatcgggggaaagcaagtccataccacCAGTATACaagggcaaatttcaaaaggtccatagatgtttgattcttggtCGCACGGTGTCTTGAGATacacaaaaatcgtgaaaaatacctccattttgaccggtctttcgctattaaaatttaataaacacCCTGTAACGGCAACAGAGGTCGAAAACTTTGCTGAAAGTAAGATCATTCCATcttcatgcaataaaaaattctacTTCGTTCCTATGTCATGCATTCTTCGTTGTGCGCGGTGCCCGCAATCGCATGGGAAACGTCAAATATATCTGAATTCGGTCAATATTTTTTACCGAATTATttttgcagacaccctgtactGACAGCGGAGGTCCGAAACTATGTAAGAAGCTAGTGTTGAAAGAAAGGAATGGATTTTAGGTATATTCGAAAATTTCGCCTCACTTCAGGGCGTCCAGCGACAACAATTATAAATTTAAGggtctttgaaaaattgccgtTCCTTTCAGATGTATATACAACGTATATTTTACTTGGCACTTTTAAGAGTCACTGATGTCATAACAGggtgccaaaaaaataattcggtAAAAAATATTGACCGAATTCAGATATATTTGACGTTTCCGATGCGATTGCGGGCACCGCGCACAACGAAGAATGCATGACATAGGAACGAAgtagaattttttattgcatgaagATGGAATGATCTTACTTTCAGCAAAGTTTTCGACCTCTGTTGCCGTTACAGGgtgtttattaaattttaatagcgaaagaccggtcaaaatggaggtatttttcacgatttttgtgtATCTCAAGACACCGTGCGaccaagaatcaaacatctatggaccttttgaaatttgcccttGTATACTGgtggtatggacttgctttcccccgattttcgaacttccagtgtcattacagggtgtctaattaatttcgccattgaagaaacggccgaattgaggtatttttgacgttttcgaagtgattgcgggcaccgcacaacgaggaatgtaagacataggaaccaagtagatttttttatcccttgcggagggtatgaacttactttgcacaaattctcggacctccactgccactacaaggtgttccaaaaaattatcaaaaaacggccaatttgaagtatttttgacgttttcgctgccatttcgggtatcgcaggacgaagaatataagacgtatgaaccaagtaaaattttttatttcatacagatggtatgaacttactttccacaaattttcggaccttcattgtcattacagggtgtccaataaattttcgaacgcgaaaaaacggtcaaaattgagctatttttgacaaGTTTTCCACCATTATGGGCATAGCTTGGCAGAAAATAAAAGACGTaggagttttctgacatttgcccttccatattgatggtatggacttgctttccacaaattttcggatttttactaccattataggttgctcaaaaaattcattatacgttaaaaaacggcgaaatttcgatttttagagctgccgagcggAGAGTTTCGGCATTACCAAGCGAACTGAGAGTgacctaggagaaaaacaaaaattttcccttaatctgcaaggtatgtgctaggtttgtaccaatttttggacatctagcgtcaaatccgtgttgctggcaaaaatatcaaaaatatacggcaaaaatgccaaaaaaaccggaaaaatctcgatgtttaggctctgtgcgcgccgggttaaaatttttttttc belongs to Bemisia tabaci chromosome 6, PGI_BMITA_v3 and includes:
- the LOC109038649 gene encoding maltase A3 isoform X2, whose protein sequence is MLTMKTSLWLLLATILWQWCPIGSTELDWWQKTVIYQIYPRSFQDSDGDGVGDLRGIIHRADYVRSVGVGSIWLSPIFKSPMVDFGYDITDYKAIDPLFGTMDDFQELLQVYHELGIKVLLDLVPNHTSDEHPWFQKSVAGIDPYTDYYVWVEAKKGANGTREPPSNWLSTFSGSAWTWNEKRGKYYLHQYQVKQPDLDYRNPKVLDEILDVIRFWLDKGVDGFRVDTAWTFVEDNRWLDEPRSNKSGVPLDDVDSLVHIYTQDQWGSYEVAFAFRALLDEYTRKTNSTKFLTTEAHTSIFFNNLWYGNATVPGSHFPFNFLFLSDVNQSSTAADWAHVINEYYDALPEGAWPNWVIGNHDTHRPATRFGRVFLDCLHFIQFLLPGTCITYNGDEFAMEDTYVRWSETLDPQAKGAGIDRFEEKSRDPERSPLQWNSSTSAGFSTNRTTWLPVNPEYYSFNEAAQSGQTKSHLSVYKSLIPLKLLPVVQEGVLQVWAHGEVLVITRAGREQVEFLTLANIGDFETTVDLYALLPAAKWRVYASSLNCEHLEGDVIYDGALRLRPKAGAVLTNESAAGPGGYLRG